The window GCAACGAGTGGGACAGCATAACCACGCTTCTTGAGTTCATTGCGAATATTGAGGAGGTTCTCGGCTTCTTTTTTACTGGGGGCTGTAATGCGCACCAGTTCAGCACCGGCTTCAATACAACGGATGGTCTGCTCTACGGTGGCAATGGTATCCATCGTGTCGGTGGTGGTCATGGTCTGGACCCTGATGGGGTGACCATTTCCCAGCAACAGGTCGCCGATCTTAACTTCTTTGGTGATCAGTCTTTTATAGCTGGTCAACGATTCGCAATAAGCCTGCATAAGGGGTGCTTGATTTTTAGGACTCAAGGCTGCAAATTAACAAAGAAAGCAGGAGGATGTTTGAATGGCCTTATTCCAACTGGCAATAACTGCCATTGCTGGTAGGTATTGGAATTATTTTGCATATGAATGAAGGGTATGACAGACGTCCTTCTGCAGATAGAGTATGGATTACCAGTCTTTTTCCGGTTGCCTGGGGGAAGCGTTCTTTTGTTGCATTTTTTTCTGGACATCCTTTTCTTTCTGCTCCAATGCTTTCAATAATTGCTCTACCTGTTTCTGGTTCAGCTTACTTGGTGGTGGCTCAGGTTGTTTTTGTTGTTTCTGTTCCTTCTGCTGCTGTTGCTGGTCCTGCTTTTTTTGTTCCTGCTCTTTCTTTTCCCTCAGTGCTTTCTGGAGGTTCTCACGAGCCTCCTTGTCTTCGGGATCCAGTTTAAGGGCTTCTTTCCAGGCTGCAATGCTTTCCTCCAACTGTTTGTTCTGCTGGTGCACAACCCCTTTGTTGTACCATGCTTGCTGGGTCACCGACTTGTCCTTGTTAGCTGCGATCAATTGCTGGTAGCCTTCCAGGGCTGCATTTGCATCACCCTTTTTTTGCAAGGCATTGGCGCTATTGTAAATGACCCTGGGATCATTGGGGGATTTTTCTGCCGCTTTCTTATAGGACCCGATGGCTTTTTCGTATTGGCCTTCCCGGTAGAATTTATTGCCTTCGATCAGTTCAGCATTGCCTTGCTGCGCAAAGGAAATGGTACCACTGCAACAGGAAAGGACCAGGAAACATAAGCAGGCTCTCATAGGGCGGGTGTTTTACGGTCGGCAATGAATGGTTCAGCCAAAAGGGCCAGTAAGGCCAGGGCCAGGAAGATATAGAAATAGGTTTCGTATTGGATGAAGGAACTATCCTCCAGGGTCTTTTGTTCAACTGTTCCCAATTGCTTGCGGATGGTATTGGCTGCCGCGGCAGGGTCCTGCAGGAAAACATAGACGCCATTGCCGGTGCTGGCCAGGTTCCTCAGTTCCTGTTCATTCAATTTGCTGACAACGGTCCTGCCCTGGGCATCCTTTTTGGTATCATTGGTCTCAGGATCGAAGATGGTGCTGCCTTCGGGTGATCCTACCCCCACTGTATTGATCATGACTCCCGCTTCTACCAGGCTGCGGGCAACCTTCTGGGCTTCCGGGTCATGGTCTTCCCCGTCTGATATCAGTACGATGGCCTTGTATTTCTTTTCCTTTGCATTGAAGGCGGTGCCGGCCATCTTCAGTGCTTCTGCGATAACGGTTCCCTGTGTGGGAACGGCATCAGGACCTGCATTCTGCAAGTACATATGTGCTGCTGCGAGGTCGGCCGTTAATGGCATCTGCATGTAGGATCTTCCGGCAAACCAGATCAATCCTACACGGTTATCCTTGAGTTCGTCGATCAGTTTGCTGACCAGTTGGCGGGATTTTTCCAGGCGGTTAGGTTTCACGTCCTGGGCCAGCATGCTCTTGCTCACGTCCATCAGGATCATGACATCCAGGCCCTGCTTCCTGATGTTTTCCTGCTTGCCCCTGGTTTGTGGGTTGGCAATGGCTATCACCATCATGGCAAGGGCAACCAGGGCCAGTATGACCTTTAGCCTGAATTTTGCCGGTGAGAAATTGGCTGTAATGGCTTTTACCAATTCCGGTTCGCCGATCCTGGCAGCGGTCTTTTTTTTCCAACTGTTGAGGTAGATAAAGAGTCCTGCCAGGATGGCCACCAGGCCAAGCGCGGGCAGGAAGTAGATATGTTCAAATCGAAACAAGGATGGCTTTTTTGCAATATAACGGGAGAAAGGCAAAAATGAAGCCAATGTTTTTTGGACGGTAAACGGCTTCAAGGTACAATCCTAGTGCTCAACCGCTCCCATTGATGGACCTGGCATTCCATCATGCCGCGAAGGGAACTAACTGTTTTCTTTATACGGGTGGGAACCTTGTTATTGCAACGCCGTCTTCATGCCCATTACTTCTTTCCTTCCATGAAGCCCATTTGCTTCAGGATGCCTTTCAGGATATTCATGCGGATAACATCCATTTTGGCGTCAGGGTCTTTTGAGCTAACCTGCAGGACAAAGAAATAGGGGTGCTTGTTTTCCTCGATCCAGCCGATGATCCAGGCAGTGTTTTCGGCTCTCTCGTTCTTTCCCCAGCCGGTTTTATAGCTGAGCTTGTAGTTGGCATTGTCCTCGAACAGCATCATCCTGCGCACGATCTCATGTGTCCTGCGCTGGAAGGGTAACTGGTCGAAATAGAGTTTCTTGACCAACCCTAATTGCTCATCGGGAGTTATCTTGATGCTATTGTCCAGCCAGAAGGTATCGATCTTATTGATGGTGGCCCTTCCATAGCGGCTCGCATAGCCAAGGGTATCCAGCCAGCGCTGCATGGTATCCTTACCGATCCTTCGGGCTAATTCCTGGAACCAGGGAACGGCTGAGTAACGGAAGGCCCGGTACATGCTCAGGTCCTGGTTCCAGTTCTCAATGGAACGAACCTTCCCATCCCAGGGAATGACGGTACTATCATCCTTTACCCGGCCGGTTTCAATGCCGATCAGGGAATTGACGATCTTGAAGGTGGATGCCGGCAGGTAGGCGCTGTCCCTGAATCGCTTCTTGTCGCTAATGGTGAAGTTGCCCTGGCCATTGTCAAAGAGGCCGAACACACCGGTTACCTTGTTGTCGGTGAAGAACTGTTCAAGACTTTTATCTTCCTTGACATTATTGGGTGAACAGGCGGTTAGGCCAAGAAGCACTATAGAAAGTCCGATCAGGAAACGCATATGCTGGATTTGAAGCGCAAATATATTGCGGTTTGGGGACACAAAGGGAGGGGCTTCGCCAGCTTGGGTATTAAAGAGAAAATGGGCTGAATTGCTTATACTATTTGCTTACCCTTTTACGTTGGAACAATAAAGAGGCTGACATGAATCGCCAGAAAAACTTTGTATTGATGATTCTTTTAATGTTTGTGCTTGGTGCCTGTAGTAAGGAGGGGAAGGATTGTTGCATGGTTGGTGAGGTTCCCAGCCTTGTTTTCAGGTATAGGTTTGATTCCACCCAGGTCCGGCTGAACAACATTGGCCAACCCTCCGTCATTCCTCCCGGGAATGCAGCGCTTAGCCCTAGAATGAATAAAATGAGCGCTCATTACATAGAACTGGCACCCTCTGCTTTTACGCTGTTGGGGACCGGGGCGGTTGTTTACCATGCACCTGAAACAACGGCAGGTGGCAGCAATGCCATTGATTTTAAGCAATCGGTTTTTGCAGGGGATGGGGAAATTTTCTTTAGCATTCCTTTGAAGCAAGTACCCCCTGGCACTTATGAATGGCTGCGAATATCCCTTGCCTACCAGAACTTTGAACTCCCATTTCGCTTAGACACAACAGTTAGTGGGGTTTCCATCAACCGGACTTTTACCGGTACACTGGCCAGTTTCGTAGGATTCAACAACTATATTGAAAGCTTTAAGGTGAAGAATGGGGTGATCAGCGTTAATGGAAACAGGAAACAAGGTTTCTGGGGTTTCGAAGCAGATTTTTCATCATTAGGCATCCCGCAACCCATAACTTCTTCCGGAGAGGCCCCGGAAGGAAGCACAACCGTTGTTAACCCATTATTCCAGACATCCCCCATTCCACAGGGTTCCTGTGTGGTAACAGCGGCATTTGAACCCGGCAAGCTGGTGATCACCGGCAAGGAAACCAAAGACATTGTGATCGAGGCATCCTTTAGTACCAATAAAAGTTTTGAATGGGTAGATACTTATCCTAATGGTTTTTGGGAGCCCCTTAAAAAAGAAAAAGTTGTGGATATGGGTTTAAGGGGATTAAAGCCCCGTGTCCTTTGACCTTGTATCCCAGCGTGGTCTCCCACGAAGAGGTTCCCGATGGACTTCCTTCCTTTTGCACATCAGGGTTCCCTTCGGGAGCTACCGTCTACCCACATCTTTTCACTTACTTAACACCTCAGCGCGGTCTGCTAAAGGGTAGACGGGATAGTGATGCTGCCCAGCCCCAGCGGGGCTGCTTCTTTGCAGCAAGGTGGTAGTGATGTGATCCAGCCCCGTAGGGTGCTGTTTATTTGTAGCGACAGCAGGGTGATTGAATACAAATAAAGAGCGCCCTACGGGGCTCGTGGAGCCTAACCGATAATCGATGCTATGCTACAAACAAAGAGACCCTCCGGGTCTCAAAACGCCAACCATTGTTCAGGGCAATAGCTATTGTTTAATTGCTTCACCTTCCAAACGAGGAAATAGCACCTTAAGATGCAGGTACACGGTAGGACCTTCGGGAGACTCTGATGGGGTGAAAAATTCATTCTGTCTGTTTAGAAGAGGATCCTGATGGGGTGGAAGTGGGGCCACGAAGGCTCGAAGGCTCAAAGGAACACAAAGACGCCTTAGTGTAACTTAGTGCCTTCGAGCCTTCGTGGCCCAATCTCTGATGGGGAGAATTACAGCATTTTGATCAATACCGCTTCAATACCGCTTTTTGGTAACTGCGTACCCCGTAGCTTTTTACTTTGGGAATGGTAGTATCGCCGCCGCCAGTGATGGCAATGGGTTTCTCCTGGATGTTGTAGAATTCCACCATAAGGCTATCGCCTTCCAGCCAATAATTGTTCATGATGGTATTGCCGCTGACGGTAAAGCTGCCGCAAAACTTGTTCCCGATGAGGAACTGGTCCATTACGATGCTGTTCTTTTCATCGATCAGCCAATGGCCTTTTGTTTTATCGTAAGGCTTCAGGATATAGGGTCTGTAATCTGACTGGTTGGTGCCGTAGATGAGCCGCCAGGTGAATTGGTCGGCACTGTCGGTTGGGAGGATATGTAGCTCCATGGGTACATCCTGGCGTTTGGCCGTACCCTGGTACCAGGTCATGGTGCCTTTCCATTTTCCGGTCCAGGTGGCAGGGAATTCTGTATTTGTTTGCTGGGCCAGGAGCCTGTTTCCTGCCAGGGTGAGTAAGAGGAGAAATGTGAAGCGCATTTTTATGATTGATGTTTACAAAGATGGGTGTTAAACAGGTAATTAAAAAGGGCTGAACCTTTTGTGGTTCAGCCCTGGTCAATAAACCGACTAAAAACAAACGACAAGTAAAACCTATAGTGACTGCTCAATGCCTGGTTTGTTGCCCGTCAATGGCTCATTTTTTCATCTTCAGCCTGTTGACGATCAGTTCCCCGATCTTTTTTCCAGATTCCGCGCCCAGATCGTTGTCGAACCGGAAGTGGATACCGCCGTAAAGTCTTGACATAGCTGCTTCTTTAGCGGCATTGCGGAAAGAAGTGATCTCCCTGTTGGCAATGCCGAACTCCAGCAGCGACGTGTCCGTGAAGCGGAGGTTATCCCCAAACATGCTGGTCATAGCTTCCGCCACCGCGGCGGATACCGTGGCATGGCCACTGGGGAAGGAGGGGAACGGAGGCGTCTGGATATAGGGCCTCCAATCGGGTGATACGTATTTGTTGATCACTGTTTCGGGCCTGATATAATTGTAGGTGTATTTCCCTTCCCAGCAACTGATGAAAGCATCAAATGATGCAATGGCTGTTTTCGTATATGCGGCAACGGTAGTATTGAAATCTGCTCCGGATTTCTTCGCTGCGATGCCTACAATATTCATCCAGTGGCCGGGAGGGGAGAACTTTTTGGTTGCGAACATCACATGTCCGCTGACGTTCAACTTGAATGGATTGTCATCCCAAAAGTCCGCGATATGCTTTTGTTCTTCTGTCAGGCTATCCCCCACCTGCTTCACTTCCATCATGGCCTTGTAAAAAGCGCTGTTCTTGTCGCTGATATTAAAAGCCGGAGGCATAGCTGCCTTACAGGAGGAAGCGCTGTCCAGCACCATGGTCCTGATCTCCATCCAATGGGGCTCCACAGCCTGTGCATACATCGGCGGAGTGGGTACCCATCTTCCATCTTCGGAGGTTACCGTGTAACGGGTAGCTGACCTGGTTTGGGCGTAGTTATCGCCTTTGGACCATTTCATAATGGCAGCTGCCACGGTGTCTGCATAGGCCTTGCTTCCCTCCTGGATAGCGGAAGGCATCCCCAGGCTATCAGCCATATTCAGCAATTCTTCGTAATAGCCCATCAGGCTGCCTTCAGGGAAGGTTACGGCATTGCCCACCTTGGTGAAGGCCAACATAGCAGCCATTGGGAAATCAATATTGGCCGTATCGGTCGGTTTTGGCATTGCCGGCATATGGCTGATCTGGCCGGCAAGGCTTTCAAACTGCCGGGGGGCACCCGCTGCCACTACTTCATAGGCTGCAATGGATGCATAGACATAGTTACGGCTGGCGATCATGGGTGGGAAGTTGTTCTCCAGCACCACATTGTTCAGCTTCTTAACGGTCCTGGCAAAAAGGATCGGGTCATGTATGCCTTTCTTGTAGTCGCCTTTTTGTTGGCAGGAACCTAACACTACTAATGAAACCAGTAATACAAAAACTATTCGCATATTGGGTTATTTCTATCAATTAGTTTGCACCATCATTTTGTCCAAGCTTCACTGCAAAAGATCCAATGGCATTGCCGCATTTCAGGCCTGCTTCACAATCGAAACGATAGTGAATGGCGCCATAGATCCTGGAAAGACTAGCCTCCTGGGCCATCGCCTCAAACTTCGCTTTTTCCCCCGGAAAGACATAGCCTAGAACCGTGGCAGCTGCACCGGAGAAGGTTGAGTGCCCTGAGGTGTATGAGGGGAAATTGGGAAGGCCAATTGTTTTGATGGCTGTGTTCATTTGGGAAGGCCTTGGATAGAAATAATAGGTCTTTGCATCCCAGCAGCTGATGCCGGCATCCTGGATGGCCATATTCATCAAGGCTAAAGCCCTGGCAGCCCTTAGTTCACTGAACTGGTTGGCCGCAATGGAATTACAGGCGATCTCGTTCCAGTGACCGGGTGGGGTATAGGTACCCGCCCCATCGGCCCAGAACTGGTTAATGCGCCAGGTTTCACTGGTTTGGTTCTTGCTGTAATGCAACACTTCGTCCAGTGCTTTCTGGTACTCAGGTGAGCCGATGGCTGGTGGTGGTGGCGGACGGAGGGAGTCGCGTTGTGCGGTGCTGATAAGCCACTGCTTTACATTGCCAAAGAAAGGCAACATGGGTGGACGGGCTGGGGTTTCCATGCTCTTCCATGGGGTTGATGTGCCATGGGCAACAGCATCCACTTCCAGTTGTGCCCAAAGGGTTGGGTTACCCACTGCCTGCCCCATGCCATCGGTACGGTAACGGGCCAGTACTTTGTCGGCCACTGCATTGGCAATGGCTTCTCCGGCAGCCACGTCAGAAGGACTTGCCACGCCGGATAATATTTTGGCTTGCTGCTGGTTGTCGCGCAGCTGCTCAAATTTCAGGGTATCATTAGGGAACATCACTTTCAGCATGCGGTAGGCTACCTGGCTGATCACGCCGTCCTCTGACGGATAGGAGGGCAGGTCCTGCTGCACGGTTTCCAGTGCCTTGATGCTGTTGTCGTTTACACTGGGTGATTTCCTGTTGTACTGGAACTTGTATTTCCAGCAGGTAACCAGTGCATCATATAGGGCAACGTGGAGGTAAGCATAGGCCCTTGAGGCATAGGGAGGATTGGCAAAAGGAAACTTCGGGTAGGCGCCAGGGTTAGTAGCACTGGGAACGGGGTAGGTGCCGTCCGGGTTGGCTTCAGGAGGAAGGTTGTAAGCTGCTACCATTTCCCTTGCCACCTCATTCCATTTGATGAGTCCGCTGCCTTTCCATTGGTTGATCAGCTCTTTCTCTTCGTCGGATAAGGATGCCTGGGCTGCCTTGATATCGGCCAGTTCCTGTTGGTAGGCATTGCTATTGATGTCTGCGGGTGCAGGAATGGCAATGCTTTCGGGATTGCCGATCAGCAGTGTCTTCCAGTTGCCGCCATTGGATTCTGTGGTGGTGGGTTCAAAGGTAGGTGTTACCCTTTCTTCTACATTCTTGGAGCAGGCTGCCATAAAAATACCGGCGCCGGCCAACAGTGCGAATAGCTTATTGTTGCTTGGTCTCATTGTCTTTTTGCTTTTTTTGGAAAGGTTTGAAAACATACTGCAGTCCGGCCATCCAGGTAAAGGCCTTACCCATGTTCCTGCCTGCGATCACCTGGTCTGCCATGGCATGCACGGCAAGGCCTTTTACGGGGGGTATCCAGAGCAGGCCACCGATTGAAATGGTTTGGGCGTCCATCTTGTTTCCCGGATAAGGCATATCATTGCGCCTCATATCCGTACCGCTGGTGCTGATGTTCCAGTTGTATGCGGCATGGATCCTTCCCAGCTTTTTGTTGTAGCCAATGCGCACACTTCCTTCCCATACATCGGGCACCGCCATTTCCTTGCTGTAATACTGCCTGTCGGTATAATAGGAACTGCGCTCCACATCGATCTTGCTGCGCATCTGGTAACCTGTATAAAGGGTGGCAAAAAGACCTGATTGGTGTTCTACCTGCTCTACTACGCCCAGTTTAGCCGTTGTGGCGCCTAATCCAATTGAATAGGGAAGGAAGTCGGGCACATAATTGCTGACAGGTGTGGAACCGCCGGCTGTGAAAAAGGTCATCAGCCGGAGTTTCTTGTTCTTGTTGTCGAAAGCCTTGAACTTGACATCGAGGGATATGTCCTGCCAGC is drawn from Flavihumibacter rivuli and contains these coding sequences:
- a CDS encoding vanadium-dependent haloperoxidase, whose translation is MRIVFVLLVSLVVLGSCQQKGDYKKGIHDPILFARTVKKLNNVVLENNFPPMIASRNYVYASIAAYEVVAAGAPRQFESLAGQISHMPAMPKPTDTANIDFPMAAMLAFTKVGNAVTFPEGSLMGYYEELLNMADSLGMPSAIQEGSKAYADTVAAAIMKWSKGDNYAQTRSATRYTVTSEDGRWVPTPPMYAQAVEPHWMEIRTMVLDSASSCKAAMPPAFNISDKNSAFYKAMMEVKQVGDSLTEEQKHIADFWDDNPFKLNVSGHVMFATKKFSPPGHWMNIVGIAAKKSGADFNTTVAAYTKTAIASFDAFISCWEGKYTYNYIRPETVINKYVSPDWRPYIQTPPFPSFPSGHATVSAAVAEAMTSMFGDNLRFTDTSLLEFGIANREITSFRNAAKEAAMSRLYGGIHFRFDNDLGAESGKKIGELIVNRLKMKK
- a CDS encoding tetratricopeptide repeat protein: MRACLCFLVLSCCSGTISFAQQGNAELIEGNKFYREGQYEKAIGSYKKAAEKSPNDPRVIYNSANALQKKGDANAALEGYQQLIAANKDKSVTQQAWYNKGVVHQQNKQLEESIAAWKEALKLDPEDKEARENLQKALREKKEQEQKKQDQQQQQKEQKQQKQPEPPPSKLNQKQVEQLLKALEQKEKDVQKKMQQKNASPRQPEKDW
- a CDS encoding phosphatase PAP2 family protein is translated as MRPSNNKLFALLAGAGIFMAACSKNVEERVTPTFEPTTTESNGGNWKTLLIGNPESIAIPAPADINSNAYQQELADIKAAQASLSDEEKELINQWKGSGLIKWNEVAREMVAAYNLPPEANPDGTYPVPSATNPGAYPKFPFANPPYASRAYAYLHVALYDALVTCWKYKFQYNRKSPSVNDNSIKALETVQQDLPSYPSEDGVISQVAYRMLKVMFPNDTLKFEQLRDNQQQAKILSGVASPSDVAAGEAIANAVADKVLARYRTDGMGQAVGNPTLWAQLEVDAVAHGTSTPWKSMETPARPPMLPFFGNVKQWLISTAQRDSLRPPPPPAIGSPEYQKALDEVLHYSKNQTSETWRINQFWADGAGTYTPPGHWNEIACNSIAANQFSELRAARALALMNMAIQDAGISCWDAKTYYFYPRPSQMNTAIKTIGLPNFPSYTSGHSTFSGAAATVLGYVFPGEKAKFEAMAQEASLSRIYGAIHYRFDCEAGLKCGNAIGSFAVKLGQNDGAN
- a CDS encoding penicillin-binding transpeptidase domain-containing protein is translated as MRFLIGLSIVLLGLTACSPNNVKEDKSLEQFFTDNKVTGVFGLFDNGQGNFTISDKKRFRDSAYLPASTFKIVNSLIGIETGRVKDDSTVIPWDGKVRSIENWNQDLSMYRAFRYSAVPWFQELARRIGKDTMQRWLDTLGYASRYGRATINKIDTFWLDNSIKITPDEQLGLVKKLYFDQLPFQRRTHEIVRRMMLFEDNANYKLSYKTGWGKNERAENTAWIIGWIEENKHPYFFVLQVSSKDPDAKMDVIRMNILKGILKQMGFMEGKK
- a CDS encoding VWA domain-containing protein translates to MFRFEHIYFLPALGLVAILAGLFIYLNSWKKKTAARIGEPELVKAITANFSPAKFRLKVILALVALAMMVIAIANPQTRGKQENIRKQGLDVMILMDVSKSMLAQDVKPNRLEKSRQLVSKLIDELKDNRVGLIWFAGRSYMQMPLTADLAAAHMYLQNAGPDAVPTQGTVIAEALKMAGTAFNAKEKKYKAIVLISDGEDHDPEAQKVARSLVEAGVMINTVGVGSPEGSTIFDPETNDTKKDAQGRTVVSKLNEQELRNLASTGNGVYVFLQDPAAAANTIRKQLGTVEQKTLEDSSFIQYETYFYIFLALALLALLAEPFIADRKTPAL